The following proteins are co-located in the Pedobacter sp. FW305-3-2-15-E-R2A2 genome:
- a CDS encoding TonB-dependent receptor codes for MKPTQFFITKLLLICLLLLTAVTIRAQQNDGQLNGMVTDTKGKILPGVTVVASTNGIQKTSNTITNDKGKFQLSGLKTGASYDIIFSSVGFQKYTEHNFVIKPGETNSILVRLEGNNEQLNEIVVVGYGSQAKRDITGSVGSISGDQIENRSIGSLDQALTGKVAGLSVSNNSGTPGAGMMIRVRGVGTINNSEPLYVVDGNPFSNINNLDPQDIKSIEILKSASAAAIYGSRGANGVVLVTTKKGSNGAIKTDLNVFTGIQTLYKKLELTDAATYAKYYNQALVAGGQKPAFQDPSSYGKGTDWQHAIFRNAPINKYGMALSGGKDGDVYRLSGSYLKQKGMLIGTDYSKLGFSLNSAHQMKKWLKFGENFNYAYTTQNNVSDYNSDSRGIIATALQMSPTVPVKNPDGSYGVSPFANTYNPVAAVENIQHLEKDWQLAGSVYGQADLFKGLNFKSQFNITVGNGRSRSYTPVYFVSNSQKEDVSSLEETASNHTQWAWENTLNYNRTFGDHRIEGLLGFTGQHSFESFIRAYGQNLPADASITPSLQYLDLASSGMSVGGGGDEWGMVSYYGRLNYDYKNTYLATVNLRRDGSSKFGANNRFGTFPSFSLGWRLSNEPFLKNISFLNDLKLRGGWGALGNAGSLSTSATVSTLKVNIPYPFGAGNGQVIHLGATPSSIGNPDLKWESTEETDFGIDASLFENRITFAADYYHRVTTGILIQLPILASVGVREAPFVNGGNVLNKGFEFTMGYRSDKSRDFSYELSANFALNHNEVTSLTNDGAAFYAGEISSGVDVSKTAVGHPIGSFYGYVTDGIFQNQQQINQAAKQPGAAPGDIRFKDLNGDGIVDDKDQTYIGSPWAKYTYGFSANFFYKNIDLAIGINGRGGNQIYTAWKHSSNASGISNYYAPDKLKSWTGEGSTNTEPRVNILDPNNNMRPSNRWIQSGAFLRINSLQLGYSLPKSPLEKLGISRIRFYLGAENLLTFTKYDGYDPEVGMRDGNDGDPLDVGIDRAYYPRPRTFSAGLNVSF; via the coding sequence ATGAAACCAACACAATTTTTTATCACTAAACTGCTCTTGATCTGTTTGCTGCTCTTAACGGCAGTAACGATCAGGGCGCAACAAAACGATGGACAACTTAATGGGATGGTCACAGATACCAAGGGAAAAATCCTGCCCGGTGTTACGGTGGTCGCCAGCACAAATGGCATACAGAAAACATCGAACACCATCACCAACGACAAAGGAAAATTCCAGCTGAGCGGACTGAAAACAGGTGCCAGTTACGACATTATCTTTTCCTCCGTAGGTTTCCAGAAATACACAGAACATAACTTTGTGATCAAACCCGGAGAAACCAATTCTATCCTTGTCCGATTGGAAGGAAATAACGAGCAGCTCAACGAGATCGTTGTGGTTGGCTATGGCAGTCAGGCCAAAAGAGACATTACCGGTTCTGTAGGTTCCATTTCCGGCGATCAGATTGAAAACCGCTCTATAGGAAGCCTTGACCAGGCGCTGACCGGCAAAGTAGCAGGTTTGAGTGTTTCCAATAATTCCGGAACTCCGGGGGCAGGAATGATGATCCGCGTCCGCGGTGTAGGAACCATCAACAACAGTGAGCCACTTTATGTAGTGGATGGCAACCCCTTCAGCAACATTAACAACCTGGATCCACAAGACATCAAATCTATCGAAATCCTCAAAAGTGCATCCGCAGCAGCCATCTACGGCTCCAGAGGAGCCAATGGTGTGGTATTGGTCACGACAAAAAAAGGAAGCAACGGTGCCATAAAAACAGACCTGAATGTTTTTACCGGAATTCAAACCTTATATAAAAAACTGGAATTAACCGATGCTGCAACCTATGCAAAATATTACAACCAGGCATTGGTAGCCGGCGGACAAAAGCCTGCTTTCCAAGATCCTTCAAGCTATGGAAAGGGAACAGACTGGCAGCATGCGATTTTCCGAAACGCACCAATCAACAAGTACGGCATGGCCTTATCCGGTGGTAAGGATGGGGATGTTTATCGCTTAAGCGGAAGTTATTTAAAACAGAAAGGGATGCTGATCGGAACAGATTACAGCAAACTGGGCTTCTCTCTCAATTCTGCACATCAAATGAAAAAATGGTTAAAGTTCGGCGAGAATTTCAATTATGCCTATACGACTCAAAACAATGTATCCGACTATAACAGCGACTCGAGGGGGATCATCGCCACTGCCCTGCAAATGTCGCCCACTGTTCCGGTAAAAAATCCTGACGGAAGTTATGGCGTTTCTCCTTTTGCGAACACCTACAACCCTGTAGCTGCGGTAGAAAACATACAACACCTGGAAAAGGATTGGCAACTGGCCGGTTCCGTATATGGGCAGGCAGATCTTTTTAAGGGCCTGAATTTCAAATCCCAGTTTAACATCACCGTAGGCAATGGTCGGTCACGGTCTTATACCCCCGTTTATTTCGTCAGCAATTCTCAGAAGGAAGATGTGAGCAGCCTGGAGGAAACAGCTTCGAATCATACGCAATGGGCCTGGGAAAATACCCTTAACTATAACCGTACTTTCGGAGATCACCGTATTGAGGGTTTGCTTGGCTTCACTGGTCAGCATTCTTTCGAATCTTTTATTCGCGCCTATGGTCAAAATTTACCCGCAGATGCTTCCATTACCCCTTCTCTTCAATATCTTGATCTTGCTTCTTCCGGGATGTCAGTTGGTGGTGGCGGTGATGAATGGGGTATGGTATCCTATTATGGCCGGTTAAATTATGATTATAAAAACACCTACCTGGCTACAGTGAATCTTCGCAGGGATGGTTCCTCAAAGTTCGGTGCCAATAACCGCTTTGGAACCTTCCCTTCTTTCTCCCTCGGATGGCGTTTGTCTAATGAGCCTTTCCTAAAAAACATTAGCTTTCTGAATGACCTCAAACTGCGTGGCGGATGGGGTGCACTTGGAAATGCAGGTTCTTTATCTACCAGTGCCACAGTGTCTACCCTGAAAGTAAACATCCCTTATCCATTTGGTGCAGGCAATGGACAAGTGATACACCTTGGTGCCACTCCATCCAGCATTGGAAACCCCGACCTGAAATGGGAAAGTACGGAGGAAACGGACTTCGGGATTGACGCCTCCCTGTTTGAGAACCGCATTACTTTTGCCGCAGATTATTATCACCGTGTCACGACCGGAATATTGATCCAGTTGCCCATCCTTGCCTCTGTAGGTGTTAGGGAAGCGCCTTTTGTAAACGGAGGAAACGTGCTGAACAAGGGTTTTGAATTCACGATGGGTTACCGCAGCGATAAAAGCCGTGATTTCAGTTATGAATTGTCCGCCAATTTTGCACTTAACCATAACGAGGTCACCAGTCTGACCAACGATGGAGCTGCCTTTTATGCCGGAGAGATCAGCAGTGGTGTGGATGTCAGTAAAACAGCAGTAGGACATCCAATCGGTTCATTTTATGGTTACGTAACCGATGGCATTTTTCAAAATCAGCAACAAATTAACCAGGCAGCAAAACAACCGGGTGCAGCACCTGGCGATATTCGTTTTAAAGACCTTAACGGCGATGGGATAGTGGATGATAAAGACCAGACCTATATCGGGAGTCCCTGGGCAAAATATACCTATGGTTTTTCCGCCAACTTCTTCTACAAAAACATAGACCTGGCCATCGGCATCAACGGACGTGGAGGCAACCAAATCTATACTGCCTGGAAACACAGCAGTAATGCTTCAGGCATCTCCAATTACTATGCGCCGGATAAGCTGAAATCCTGGACTGGCGAGGGTTCCACCAATACAGAGCCCAGGGTAAACATTCTGGATCCCAACAACAATATGCGTCCTTCAAACCGATGGATCCAAAGTGGTGCTTTCCTTCGCATCAACAGTCTGCAACTCGGTTATTCCCTACCCAAATCACCACTGGAAAAACTGGGAATCAGCAGGATCCGCTTTTATTTAGGTGCCGAAAACCTGCTCACGTTCACAAAATACGACGGATATGACCCGGAAGTTGGAATGCGCGATGGTAATGATGGAGATCCGCTTGATGTAGGGATAGACAGGGCTTACTATCCAAGACCGCGTACTTTTTCTGCAGGTCTGAATGTCAGTTTTTAA
- a CDS encoding FecR family protein: MADIKDTIEKFWKAELDQQGINNLNTSLSEKEPELQQQLKTDYEAMLTSGIVSQKIDPASSFRILKALQLKINPKETPKFRLRPLLKWAACLLLIAFAAIFAMYRHQQVQPELKPVLSLRKQVEGKYYANHQQKDIRIVLPDGSIVLLSPNSSMQHAADYGTKTRKIQLDGKADFKVAKDPSHPFSVYAGQVVTTALGTRFKVSTHRKNHVIVKLIDGRVVVHAAEHGKFKMKDTYLKPGEQLQVNHTNGLLTLSKKQTPASPASSVQLPLSTLEFRQEKLALVLNGLEKHYHIRIHYNPEELKGLSFTGKVLPSDELKDILNILCTMNGLEFTEQNNQITIRKPRN, encoded by the coding sequence ATGGCAGATATAAAGGACACTATAGAAAAATTTTGGAAAGCAGAGCTGGATCAGCAAGGCATCAATAACCTGAATACATCACTTTCAGAAAAAGAGCCTGAGCTTCAGCAACAGCTAAAAACAGATTATGAAGCCATGCTGACTTCAGGAATCGTCTCCCAAAAAATCGATCCTGCATCCTCCTTCAGGATTCTAAAAGCACTTCAATTGAAGATCAACCCTAAAGAGACACCTAAGTTCCGTCTTCGTCCGCTCTTAAAATGGGCTGCCTGTTTATTATTGATTGCTTTTGCTGCCATTTTTGCGATGTACCGTCATCAGCAAGTTCAGCCTGAATTAAAACCTGTGCTGAGTCTCCGCAAACAGGTGGAAGGAAAATATTATGCGAACCATCAGCAAAAGGATATCCGGATTGTCCTTCCAGATGGCTCCATCGTTCTACTTTCTCCAAACAGCAGCATGCAGCATGCTGCGGATTACGGAACAAAAACCAGAAAAATCCAGCTCGATGGAAAAGCAGATTTTAAAGTCGCCAAAGATCCGTCCCATCCTTTTTCAGTCTATGCAGGTCAGGTGGTAACCACCGCATTGGGAACGAGATTTAAAGTGAGTACCCATAGAAAAAACCATGTGATAGTAAAACTGATCGATGGCCGGGTAGTAGTGCATGCTGCTGAACATGGGAAATTCAAAATGAAAGACACTTACCTTAAACCAGGAGAGCAGCTGCAGGTTAACCATACAAACGGCTTGTTAACGCTCAGCAAAAAACAAACACCAGCTAGCCCTGCCAGCTCGGTACAACTTCCACTTTCAACCCTTGAATTTAGACAAGAGAAACTGGCCCTGGTACTCAATGGTCTGGAAAAGCATTACCACATCCGCATCCACTATAACCCAGAGGAGCTAAAGGGACTTTCCTTCACCGGAAAAGTGCTTCCATCCGACGAACTGAAAGATATTCTGAATATCCTATGTACGATGAACGGACTGGAATTTACGGAACAGAACAACCAAATTACGATCAGAAAACCAAGAAATTAA